The bacterium genome includes a region encoding these proteins:
- a CDS encoding uroporphyrinogen-III synthase, which translates to MTAILVTRPGGDADPMVRALEGRGYRVHAVPTVVTEPLAFDVAGLDAFDWIVVTSAAGVGALRALPAGPKWAAVGKATAQALRARGVKVAVVPPASNGAALAGLIPDVAGKRVLLVRASAAARDLPDQLRRRGATVEEVTAYTTSEGPESSAAPLQAALSDADLEAVVFASGSAIRGFLALGGTARWPAITIGPRTTATAREHGFHVVAEAEAQSADALALAVVRAVPLKEKNRA; encoded by the coding sequence ATGACGGCGATTCTCGTCACGCGCCCAGGTGGCGACGCAGACCCGATGGTGCGAGCGCTCGAGGGCCGCGGCTACCGGGTGCATGCGGTCCCGACCGTGGTCACCGAACCGCTGGCGTTCGATGTGGCCGGCCTCGATGCCTTCGACTGGATCGTCGTCACGAGCGCGGCGGGCGTCGGCGCCCTGAGGGCGCTTCCGGCCGGTCCAAAATGGGCCGCGGTCGGGAAGGCCACGGCGCAGGCGCTGCGGGCCAGGGGTGTGAAGGTCGCGGTGGTGCCACCGGCTTCGAACGGTGCGGCGCTGGCGGGCCTGATTCCCGACGTTGCGGGCAAGCGCGTCCTGCTGGTGCGCGCTTCGGCCGCCGCACGGGATCTTCCCGACCAGCTGCGCCGGCGGGGCGCCACGGTCGAAGAGGTGACCGCCTACACCACCAGTGAAGGACCGGAGTCCTCGGCCGCCCCGCTGCAGGCCGCGCTATCCGACGCCGACCTCGAGGCCGTCGTCTTCGCCTCCGGCTCGGCGATCCGCGGTTTCCTCGCCCTCGGCGGCACGGCCCGCTGGCCCGCGATCACGATCGGCCCGCGCACCACCGCCACCGCCCGCGAACATGGCTTCCACGTGGTCGCCGAAGCGGAGGCCCAGAGCGCCGATGCGCTAGCGCTCGCGGTTGTCCGCGCTGTGCCCCTGAAGGAGAAGAACCGTGCGTGA
- the hemB gene encoding porphobilinogen synthase, which yields MRDVLPTRNVDVPRAERPRRLRANPALRALVRETRPSPAQLVAPIFVVSGRHRREEISSLKGHSRLSPDLALEEADRLARLGVGGVLLFGIPDVKDPDGRAAADRNGPVAEALHRLKSEKLPLALVADVCLCEYTTHGHCGVLNGETVDNDATLPMLAEAAIVYAESGADILAPSAMMDAQVAALRSGLDGAGLEGAAIMAYASKHASSLYGPFRDAAGSTPGFGDRKSYQMDPANGREALRELELDALEGADVLMVKPAITSLDLLAHARDRFDLPLAAYQVSGEAAMIEAAAERGWIDRRGAILESLTAIIRAGAGIVVTYFAAEAAAWLKETP from the coding sequence GTGCGTGATGTCCTGCCGACGCGAAATGTCGATGTCCCGCGCGCGGAGCGCCCGCGCCGCCTTCGCGCCAATCCCGCCCTGCGCGCGCTCGTCCGTGAGACCCGACCCTCCCCCGCCCAGCTGGTGGCTCCGATCTTCGTCGTGTCCGGCCGCCACCGCCGCGAGGAGATCTCATCCCTCAAAGGGCACTCGCGACTCAGCCCCGACCTGGCGCTCGAGGAGGCAGACCGTCTTGCGCGCCTGGGAGTCGGCGGCGTGCTCCTATTCGGCATCCCGGACGTCAAGGATCCCGATGGGCGGGCGGCCGCCGACCGCAACGGCCCGGTGGCGGAGGCGCTGCACCGGCTCAAGTCCGAGAAGCTACCGCTTGCCCTGGTCGCCGACGTGTGCCTGTGCGAGTACACGACCCATGGTCACTGCGGGGTCCTGAACGGCGAGACGGTGGACAACGACGCGACCCTGCCGATGCTGGCCGAGGCCGCGATCGTGTACGCGGAGTCGGGTGCGGACATCCTCGCGCCGAGCGCGATGATGGACGCTCAGGTGGCCGCGCTCCGCTCGGGCCTGGACGGGGCCGGGCTCGAGGGCGCCGCCATCATGGCGTACGCCTCCAAGCATGCATCCAGCCTGTATGGACCGTTCCGCGACGCCGCCGGATCCACCCCCGGATTCGGCGATCGCAAGTCCTACCAGATGGACCCCGCGAACGGGCGCGAAGCGCTGCGCGAGCTCGAGCTGGACGCCCTGGAGGGAGCGGACGTCCTCATGGTCAAGCCGGCCATCACCTCACTCGACCTCCTCGCACACGCCCGCGATCGCTTTGACCTGCCGCTGGCCGCCTACCAGGTGAGTGGCGAGGCGGCGATGATCGAAGCGGCCGCCGAGCGCGGTTGGATCGACCGCCGCGGCGCCATCCTTGAATCGCTCACCGCGATCATTCGCGCCGGCGCCGGAATCGTCGTTACCTACTTCGCGGCGGAGGCCGCGGCCTGGTTGAAGGAGACCCCATGA
- a CDS encoding chlorite dismutase: MTDTRFVHALALGLDPAWRRLSEVQRCETAKDLEAAVIASSEVTTHTYSMVGLQAGCELLLWSLAPSIEGLEEKAAAVLRSGMGRWMSVKESFLGIIQGSQYVKKPTPQEQSLFSGERARYLVVYPFTKSADWYLLGREARQGIMNEHMRIGHDYPSVRQLLANSFGVDDMDFLVAYETDDLPQFGDLVRALRGTESRRSTVRDTPILTGVHRSIAEITALLGARD, translated from the coding sequence ATGACCGACACCCGATTCGTACACGCTCTCGCCCTCGGGCTCGACCCGGCCTGGCGGCGCCTTTCAGAAGTGCAACGATGCGAGACTGCCAAGGACCTCGAGGCGGCCGTGATCGCCAGCTCGGAGGTGACCACGCACACCTATTCGATGGTCGGGCTCCAGGCCGGCTGTGAGCTGCTGCTGTGGAGCCTCGCACCGTCGATCGAGGGGCTCGAGGAGAAGGCCGCCGCCGTGCTCCGGTCCGGAATGGGTCGATGGATGAGCGTGAAGGAGAGCTTCCTCGGCATCATCCAGGGCTCCCAGTACGTCAAGAAACCGACCCCACAGGAGCAATCACTGTTCAGCGGCGAGCGCGCTCGGTACCTGGTCGTCTATCCATTCACCAAGAGCGCCGACTGGTACCTGCTCGGCCGCGAAGCGCGCCAGGGAATCATGAACGAGCACATGCGCATCGGCCATGACTATCCCTCGGTGCGACAGCTCCTGGCCAACAGCTTCGGCGTCGACGACATGGACTTCCTGGTCGCGTATGAGACCGACGACCTGCCGCAATTCGGCGACCTCGTCCGCGCCCTCCGGGGGACCGAAAGCCGGCGGTCGACGGTGCGAGACACGCCGATACTGACCGGGGTCCATCGCTCCATCGCCGAGATCACCGCTCTGCTGGGCGCGCGCGATTGA
- the hemE gene encoding uroporphyrinogen decarboxylase: MSRFLEAAHRRPVDVTPIWLMRQAGRSLPEYRALRERWTLVDIVAQPELCAEVTLQPVRRLGVDAAVMFADIMLPLRGMGVDFELVENVGPVIARPIASPADVDRLRVAAGDEAAPQVITAVRQVVAESPVPVICFSGAPFTLASYLIEGRPSRDFAKVKAFMYSEPKAFDTLLGKLAATMAHYLQAQVAAGAGAIQLFDSWVGALAVEDYETRVLPHTRSIFEALATLGVPRVHFGTNTAALLKPIASAGPDIVSLDWRVPLDAGWEAVGHDRGVQGNLDPAVLLGPADLVRERAGDILRRAGGRPGHIFNLGHGVLPSTPLENLQLLVETVHEWEAARVA; the protein is encoded by the coding sequence TTGAGCCGTTTTCTCGAGGCCGCGCACCGGCGGCCGGTGGACGTAACGCCGATCTGGCTCATGCGTCAGGCCGGCCGCTCTCTGCCTGAATACCGCGCGCTCCGCGAGCGCTGGACCCTGGTCGATATCGTCGCCCAGCCCGAGCTGTGCGCGGAGGTGACCCTGCAGCCGGTCCGGAGGCTGGGCGTCGATGCCGCCGTCATGTTCGCGGACATCATGCTGCCGCTGCGCGGCATGGGGGTCGACTTCGAGCTCGTCGAGAACGTCGGGCCGGTCATCGCGCGGCCGATCGCCAGCCCGGCGGACGTCGACCGCCTGCGCGTGGCCGCGGGCGATGAAGCGGCGCCTCAGGTGATCACAGCGGTCCGCCAGGTGGTCGCGGAGTCGCCGGTGCCGGTGATCTGCTTTTCCGGCGCGCCCTTCACCCTGGCCAGCTACCTGATCGAGGGCCGGCCCAGCCGCGACTTCGCCAAGGTCAAGGCGTTCATGTACTCAGAACCCAAAGCCTTCGACACGCTGCTCGGCAAGCTGGCGGCGACGATGGCGCATTACCTGCAAGCGCAGGTCGCCGCCGGAGCCGGCGCGATCCAGCTGTTCGACTCCTGGGTCGGCGCGCTCGCGGTCGAGGACTACGAGACCAGGGTCCTACCCCACACCCGCTCGATCTTCGAAGCCCTGGCCACGCTCGGCGTGCCGCGGGTCCACTTCGGCACCAACACCGCCGCGCTGCTGAAGCCGATCGCGTCGGCCGGACCGGACATCGTGTCGCTGGACTGGCGGGTGCCGCTGGACGCCGGTTGGGAAGCGGTCGGGCACGACCGCGGCGTCCAGGGCAACCTCGACCCGGCGGTGCTGCTCGGTCCCGCGGACCTGGTGCGTGAGCGGGCTGGCGACATCCTGCGCCGGGCGGGCGGCAGGCCCGGGCACATCTTCAACCTCGGCCATGGCGTGCTGCCCTCCACGCCGCTCGAGAATCTCCAGCTGCTGGTCGAGACCGTGCACGAGTGGGAGGCGGCACGTGTCGCTTGA
- the hemH gene encoding ferrochelatase — protein MACCPPRRSRISSCWSRPCTSGRRHVSLEAGTGVLCMAYGSPQAQTEIEAYYTHIRGGRRPSAEALRELTARYSAIGSSPLTEITRAQARALADRLGVPTFVGMKHARPFIAEGAADAKKAGIQRLVGLPLAPHFAEMSSGSYRRALAEAWDKELVFIPGFHDHPAFIAAVRGLLAEALAESWPDRLFFTAHSLPARIVTEGDGYHDRLLESCRLVAVEMRLPEWEFAFQSASTTGEPWLGPDLLDAVARSGARDVLVCPIGFVADHLEVLYDLDFEAQAFARSQGIRIRRTASFNVRPEFIDALAAAVRNALHPG, from the coding sequence ATGGCGTGCTGCCCTCCACGCCGCTCGAGAATCTCCAGCTGCTGGTCGAGACCGTGCACGAGTGGGAGGCGGCACGTGTCGCTTGAGGCGGGGACGGGCGTGCTCTGCATGGCGTACGGCAGCCCGCAGGCACAGACCGAGATCGAGGCCTACTACACACACATCCGCGGCGGCCGCCGCCCTTCGGCCGAGGCTCTGCGGGAGCTGACCGCGCGCTACAGCGCCATCGGCTCGTCGCCGCTCACCGAGATCACGCGCGCCCAGGCGCGTGCGCTTGCAGACCGGCTCGGCGTTCCGACCTTCGTCGGCATGAAGCACGCGCGGCCGTTCATCGCCGAGGGCGCGGCCGACGCGAAGAAGGCGGGCATCCAGCGGCTGGTCGGGCTGCCGCTGGCGCCGCACTTTGCCGAGATGAGCTCGGGCAGCTACAGGCGGGCGCTGGCCGAGGCGTGGGACAAAGAGCTCGTCTTCATTCCCGGGTTTCACGATCACCCCGCATTCATCGCGGCGGTTCGCGGGCTGCTGGCCGAGGCCCTCGCCGAGTCGTGGCCCGACCGCCTCTTCTTCACCGCCCACAGCCTGCCGGCGCGCATCGTCACCGAGGGTGACGGTTACCACGATCGGCTCCTCGAGAGCTGCCGGCTCGTGGCCGTGGAGATGCGGCTGCCGGAGTGGGAGTTCGCGTTCCAGTCGGCAAGCACCACGGGTGAGCCCTGGCTAGGGCCCGACCTTCTCGACGCGGTGGCGCGATCGGGCGCACGCGACGTGCTGGTGTGCCCGATCGGGTTCGTCGCCGACCACCTGGAGGTCTTGTACGACCTCGACTTCGAGGCCCAGGCTTTCGCGCGATCCCAAGGCATCCGCATCCGGCGAACAGCCTCGTTCAACGTGCGTCCGGAGTTCATCGACGCGCTCGCGGCCGCGGTGCGGAACGCCCTACACCCCGGATGA
- a CDS encoding GAF domain-containing protein, producing MTAPTAQALLAEAAETGEDLETVARGLLARLVELTGLSSIYLAETRLLEDEQRILFSCNTSDVFHIPEDVTLPWSEGVCRFVVEGGPQYTDDAQKVFPKSSVARLLDIRTFVSYPVFTSEGRFFGTLCGASKESIQIEEGILDLMRECARLLGQRLTKARP from the coding sequence GTGACGGCACCCACAGCGCAGGCGCTTCTGGCCGAGGCGGCCGAGACGGGAGAGGACCTGGAGACGGTCGCGCGCGGATTGCTGGCCAGGCTCGTCGAGCTAACCGGCCTGAGCTCGATCTACCTGGCCGAGACCAGGCTGCTGGAGGATGAGCAGCGAATCCTCTTCTCCTGCAACACGAGCGACGTGTTTCACATCCCCGAGGACGTCACCCTTCCATGGTCCGAAGGAGTGTGCCGCTTCGTCGTCGAGGGCGGGCCGCAATACACGGACGACGCGCAAAAGGTGTTCCCCAAGAGCAGCGTCGCCCGGCTGCTCGACATCCGCACCTTCGTCTCGTACCCCGTCTTCACCTCGGAAGGCAGGTTCTTCGGCACTTTGTGCGGGGCGAGCAAGGAGTCCATCCAGATCGAAGAAGGGATCCTCGACCTGATGCGCGAGTGCGCCCGCTTGTTGGGTCAGCGCCTGACCAAGGCCCGGCCTTGA
- a CDS encoding FAA hydrolase family protein: MKLLMFMENGGRRLGVLRPGHPDEVIDLSEHRKVAPDIQALIDAGDAGLEAARAVVSSGRVKPRRLEDLVLLPPLDPPRGNIIAMGRNYQKHAEETAHGKPASPPTIFTKAITSITAPHADIALDPSISDALDWEVELGVVIGKQGVNIKRQVGLSHVFGYVVLNDVSARDIQHGWGGQYFKGKSLDRSCPVGPWVVTKDEVADVQALALRLRVNGVTKQDGNTRDMIYPVDAIIEWASRGMTLLPGALIATGTPDGVGFARTPPEFLRPGDTMESEVEGIGRLRNRIVPAAG, from the coding sequence TTGAAGCTGCTGATGTTCATGGAAAACGGCGGCCGGCGGTTGGGCGTGCTGCGCCCCGGACACCCTGACGAGGTCATCGACCTCTCCGAGCACCGAAAGGTGGCGCCGGACATCCAAGCGCTCATCGACGCGGGTGATGCCGGACTGGAGGCGGCGCGCGCGGTGGTGTCATCAGGCCGGGTGAAGCCCCGCCGGCTCGAAGACCTGGTGCTTCTGCCTCCGCTCGACCCGCCGCGCGGCAACATCATCGCCATGGGCCGCAACTATCAGAAGCACGCCGAGGAGACCGCACACGGCAAGCCGGCCTCTCCGCCGACGATCTTCACCAAGGCGATCACCAGCATCACGGCGCCCCACGCCGATATCGCCCTCGATCCGTCCATCAGCGATGCGCTCGATTGGGAGGTCGAGCTGGGCGTGGTCATCGGCAAGCAGGGCGTCAACATCAAGCGCCAGGTCGGTCTCAGCCACGTCTTCGGCTACGTCGTGCTCAACGACGTGAGCGCCCGCGACATCCAGCACGGCTGGGGCGGCCAGTACTTCAAGGGCAAAAGCCTGGATCGCTCTTGCCCTGTCGGCCCTTGGGTCGTGACCAAGGATGAGGTCGCCGACGTTCAGGCGCTGGCGCTGCGGCTGCGAGTCAACGGCGTGACCAAGCAGGACGGCAACACCCGCGACATGATCTACCCGGTCGACGCCATCATCGAGTGGGCGTCCAGGGGCATGACCCTGCTGCCCGGCGCGTTGATCGCGACCGGCACACCGGACGGGGTGGGTTTTGCTCGTACTCCGCCGGAGTTCCTCCGGCCGGGCGACACCATGGAGTCGGAGGTCGAAGGCATCGGGCGCCTGCGAAACCGGATCGTGCCGGCGGCCGGCTGA
- a CDS encoding porin yields the protein MTLRAKLLTELVGSFVFMIVIAMSGSAGQLAPLAIGVGLMAMVYMGGHISGAHYNPAISFGLFLRRVIDARTMAAYWAAQLVGGVLAFAFGYALIAHTPGIHPGTATSWLSALSAELVFTAALVIVVLNTAATKATAGNSYYGLAIGLTVTAGAFAVGPISGAAFNPAVGVGATVAAAIFDHGSWSDLWLYIVGPLAGAVIAAGIHSVQTPAAPVAPEKSER from the coding sequence ATGACACTTCGAGCCAAGCTGCTGACCGAGCTGGTTGGCTCCTTCGTCTTCATGATCGTCATCGCCATGTCGGGTTCCGCCGGCCAGCTGGCGCCGCTGGCGATTGGAGTCGGACTGATGGCCATGGTTTACATGGGTGGTCACATCTCCGGAGCGCACTACAACCCGGCGATCTCATTCGGCCTGTTCCTTCGCCGGGTGATCGACGCTCGCACGATGGCCGCGTACTGGGCCGCGCAGCTGGTCGGGGGCGTCCTGGCGTTCGCATTCGGCTACGCGCTCATCGCGCACACTCCGGGCATCCATCCGGGCACGGCCACGTCCTGGCTCTCAGCGCTGTCCGCGGAGCTCGTCTTCACCGCGGCCCTCGTCATCGTGGTCCTCAACACGGCCGCGACCAAGGCCACGGCCGGCAATTCCTATTACGGGCTGGCGATCGGTCTCACCGTCACCGCGGGCGCGTTTGCCGTCGGACCGATTTCCGGCGCGGCGTTCAACCCGGCGGTCGGCGTGGGGGCGACGGTGGCCGCAGCGATCTTCGACCACGGGTCGTGGTCGGACCTCTGGCTCTACATCGTCGGACCGCTGGCCGGGGCGGTGATCGCCGCCGGGATCCACTCCGTCCAGACGCCCGCCGCACCCGTGGCCCCCGAGAAATCGGAGCGCTGA
- a CDS encoding dihydrodipicolinate synthase family protein has translation MFKIEELTGVMTALVSPLHQDGTVDEAAIGRLVEHVLAGGVHGLLSLGSTGEATSLDETARRRLLSGVVEAAGGRVPVICGVAQSHLAAAGSEVEAAARLGADAALVAPPFFYPIDQATLLAFYRRLADHSSIPILLYNIPGFTKVAAEPATVATLAREGAIAGIKDSSRDFEYFEAVCIATRGLPNFRIFIGSDTMLLAALAMGGAGTICGAANVAPQWVVRTYNDFRRGDMTAARAGQDALYQLVMAVRGGVFPAAIKSALHLQGICDPWTAPPGQPLDEQAEAGLRERLEHWGLLMAATA, from the coding sequence GTGTTCAAGATCGAAGAGCTGACCGGGGTGATGACCGCCCTGGTCTCGCCACTCCACCAGGACGGCACGGTGGACGAGGCCGCGATCGGACGGCTGGTCGAGCACGTCCTCGCCGGTGGAGTGCATGGATTGCTGTCGCTCGGCTCGACCGGCGAGGCCACCTCGCTCGACGAGACAGCGCGACGACGGCTTCTGTCCGGTGTGGTGGAAGCTGCAGGCGGGCGCGTGCCGGTCATCTGCGGCGTCGCGCAGAGTCACCTGGCGGCGGCCGGCAGCGAGGTGGAGGCAGCCGCGCGTCTCGGCGCCGACGCGGCGCTGGTCGCCCCACCTTTCTTTTACCCCATCGACCAGGCCACCCTGCTGGCCTTCTACCGGCGGCTGGCCGACCACAGCTCGATTCCGATCCTGCTGTACAACATCCCCGGGTTCACCAAGGTCGCGGCCGAGCCGGCCACCGTCGCCACCCTGGCGCGGGAGGGCGCCATCGCCGGCATCAAGGATTCCAGCCGCGATTTCGAATATTTCGAAGCCGTCTGCATCGCCACCCGCGGCCTCCCGAACTTCCGCATCTTCATCGGCAGCGACACCATGCTGCTGGCCGCGCTCGCGATGGGCGGCGCGGGCACGATCTGCGGCGCCGCCAACGTGGCTCCGCAGTGGGTGGTGCGCACTTACAACGACTTCCGCCGCGGCGACATGACCGCCGCCCGCGCCGGCCAGGACGCCCTGTATCAGCTCGTGATGGCGGTCCGCGGCGGCGTGTTCCCGGCCGCGATCAAGTCGGCGTTGCATCTCCAGGGCATCTGCGATCCATGGACGGCGCCACCCGGGCAGCCGCTGGACGAGCAAGCCGAGGCCGGTCTCAGAGAGCGACTGGAGCATTGGGGACTCCTGATGGCGGCGACCGCCTGA